A genomic segment from Salmo trutta chromosome 38, fSalTru1.1, whole genome shotgun sequence encodes:
- the LOC115178152 gene encoding gastrula zinc finger protein XlCGF17.1-like yields the protein MLILGSPTMNSQRHSTINSQRYFSPVKEEEICWTEKEALGLNIVVKEEEENITVKEEEEAFRKKQEDEEAFTLKEEEDVTVKEEKEPFGVKEEKEAISIKEEENVLGVKKEEVEGEEVETGDLIDTRERPDSHSDRGKSPSGEPDLETPKPARQHHCSHCGKSFSWLGYLKRHERTHTGEKPFQCSQCGKNFTVLVNLKRHEKIHSGEKPYHCSHCGKSFTQLGNLKQHEWTHTGEKPYHCFQCENRFSRSVDLKAHERTHTGEKPFQCSQCGKSFTVVANLKRHERIHTGEKPFQCSHCGKSFTQLGHLKKHEWTHTGEKPYHCSHCGKRFSRSGDLKTHETTHTQEKSLSNVPSVERVILSHGT from the exons atgctaatttTAGGTAGCCCAACCATGAACTCACAAAGACACTCAACCATTAACTCACAAAGATACTTCTcccctgttaaagaagaggagatctgctggacggagaaagaagctctgggtcTGAACATTGTCgtaaaagaggaagaggagaatattacagtgaaagaagaggaagaagcttTCAGAAAAAAACAGGAGGACGAGGAGGCTTTCACgttgaaagaagaggaggatgttacagtgaaagaagagaaagaaccttttggagtgaaagaggaaaaGGAGGCTATCTCAATAAAAGAGGAGGAAAATGTTTTGGGAGTGAAAAAGGAGGAGGTTGAAGGAGAGGAAGTGGAGACTGGAGATCTGATTGACACTA GAGAAAgaccagactctcactctgaccgcgggaagagtccttcaggggaaccagacTTGGAGACGCCCAAACCAGCAAGACAAcatcactgctcccactgtggaaagagttttagctgGTTAGGGTACCTAAAacggcatgagaggacacacacaggagaaaagcctttccaatgttctcagtgtggaaagaattttaccGTGTTAGttaacctgaaaaggcatgagaaaatacactctggagaaaagccttatcactgttcccactgtggaaagagttttactcagttagggaacctaaaacagcatgagtggacacacacaggagaaaagccttaccactgcttcCAATGTGAAAATAGATTTTCACGATCAGTGGACCTCAAAGCTcacgagagaacacacacaggagaaaagcctttccaatgttcccagtgtggaaagagttttaccgtGGTAGCTAActtgaaaaggcatgagagaatacacactggagaaaagccattccaatgttcccattgtggaaagagttttactcagttaggGCATCTAAAAAAGCACGagtggacacacacaggagaaaagccttatcactgttcccactgtggaaagagatttTCACGATCAGGGGACCTAAAAACTcatgagacaacacacacacaggagaaaagcctttccaatgttcccagtgtagAAAGAGTTATATTAAGTCACGGTACATAA
- the LOC115178153 gene encoding zinc finger protein 239-like produces HHGDHLSAKINSGFLLLWAFNHLSDFVVHTGERRDNRGSSGEPQQHHEADEADKSLSTSEHHKKHQRKPTGKKSHYCSDCGKSYSRLDSLKVHQRIHTGDTAHCSDCGKRFTSSADLKRHERIHTGEKPYSCDQCGKRFTHSSCLKVHQRTHTGEKPYSCDQCEKRFVTSSRLTIHQRTHTGEKPYSCDQCGKGFNVRSGLKTHQTTHTGEKSFSCSDCGKTFSKLYTLQLHQTIHTGEKLYSCNQCRKSFNHSSLLKVHQRTHTGEKSFIAVINVGSDVLHLAD; encoded by the coding sequence catcatggggATCACCTTTCAGCTAAAATAAACAGTGGGTTTCTGCTGTtatgggcctttaaccatctgtctgactttgttgttcacacaggagagagacgggacaatcgtggatcctctggggagcctcaacaacatcatgaagctGACGAGGCAGACAAGAGTCTTTCTACATCAGAACACCACAAGAAACACCAGCGGaaacccacagggaagaaatctcattactgctctgactgtgggaagagttactcaagATTAGATTCACTAAAAGtacaccagagaattcacacaGGCGATACAGCTCATTGCTCtgattgtgggaagagattcacctcttcAGCAGACCTAAAAAGACATGAGAGaatccatacaggagagaagccttatagctgtgatcaatgtgggaagagatttactcACTCAAGCTGTCTGAAggtacatcagagaacacacactggagagaagccttatagctgtgatcaatgtgagaaGAGATTTGTTACATCTAGCcgtctgactatacaccagagaacacacacaggagagaaaccttatagctgtgatcaatgtgggaaaggTTTTAATGTTCGAAGCGGCCTGAAAACacaccagacaacacacacaggggagaaatcttttagttgctctgactgtgggaagacctTTTCAAAATTATATACATTACAATTACACCAGACAATTCACACTGGGGAGAAActttatagctgtaatcaatgtagGAAGAGTTTTAATCACTCAAGCTTGCTGAAggtacatcagagaacacacacaggagagaaatcttttatagctgtgatcaatgtgggaagcgaTGTGTTACATCTAGCAGACTGA